In the genome of Scylla paramamosain isolate STU-SP2022 chromosome 2, ASM3559412v1, whole genome shotgun sequence, the window ccactactactactactactactactactactaccactactaccaccaccaccaccaccatcaccaccaccaccaccaccactactactactactactactactactactactactaccaccaccaccaccaccactactactactactactactactactactaccactgtagtaactaccaccaccaccaccaccaccaccaccaccaccaccaccactactactactactactactactactaccaccaccaccactactactactactactactactaccactactaccaccaccaccaacaccaccaccaccactactactactactactactactactactactactactactagtatatcACGTGATTTAcgacaaagaaaagtagaaaattaaacatAAAAATTCGAAGACTTAAGAAACTAATTtaattttcgagagagagagagagagagagagagagagagagagagagagagagagagagagagagagagagaatcaactaaCAGGTTGGCGCATGaaagcgcgcgcgcgtgtgtgtgtgtgtgtgtgtgtgtgtgagagagagagagagagagagagagagagagagagagagagagagagagagagagagagagagagagagaattttacgaACAAGAttctgtatattctctctctctctctctctctctctctctctctctctctctctctctctcccctcaggtCGTCACAAGCTGTCGTAAACAAGTTGctatcacccctctctctctctctctctctctctctctctctctctctctctctctctctctctctctctcttttacagggactgccacgtgtaagcctggtcgcttcttgcagcttcccttatttcttatgttctctctctctctctctctctctctctctctctctctctctctctctctctctctctctctctctctctctctctctctctctctctctgtttttccttttaaatcttgtgtgtatgtctaacacacacacacacacacacacacacacacacacacacacacacacacacatctaaaagCGTACATAAacaaccacgtgtgtgtgtgtgtgtgtgtgtgtgtgtgtgtgtgtgtgtgtgtgtgtgtgtgtgtgtgtgtgtgtgtcacaatgcgtacatgacaaaaaaaaaacatgcgcgagagagagagagagagagagagagagagagagagagagagagagagagagagagagagagagagagagagattcccttccttttgtctctccatctctctaattCTGCGTGATATTCTAATTATGAGAATAAatcgtagaagaagaagaagaagaagaagaagaagaagaagaagaagaagaagaaaacgagcgaaaacgtaaataagaaccaaaaacaataaataaagaaaaaaagaaagaataaataaataaaattgataaaaaggaatcaaaacaaaaagacaaatataataaccttgaatagacagaaagaagaagaagaagaagaagaagaagaagaagaagaagaagaagaagaagaagaagaagaagaagaagaagaagaagaagataattggaggaggaatgaaaaggaaaacgaagaaaaagaggaggaggaggaggatagcaacagtgagagagagagagagagagagagagagagagagagagagagagagagagagagagagagagagagagagagagagagagagagagagagagagagagagagagagagagtgtgtcccaatgtccccctctcccccccagccTCCTGCCGCCTCGCACCACGTGGGGTGAGGTCaacaccctcacccccttctGAACCCAGACGATAGCCCTTGACCTCACGCTGACAACAACCacccctacatctctctctctctctctctctctctctctctctctctattgggtgaaaaggtcaaattttctgagagagagagagagagagagagagagagagagagagagagagagagagagagagagagagagagagagagagagagagagagagagagagaatgttatagtATTTGTGTGAGGCacgtgtgaggggaggggagataagagggggagagagtgagggggaggggaggtgctgACACTCACTGGGGGGACCCAACACCAGGGATATCatatttctccccttccccccacctccccatgccccattctcccccctctccctccccattcccgtctcctttcttgctttcatctatttctctctctctctctctctctctctctctaagcaaaataataataataataataataatattaataatgatagtgagagagagagagagagagagagagagagagagagagagagagagagagagagagagagagagagagagagagaaagagaaggagagagagaaaactctctctctctctctctctctctctctcagaaaatttgaccttttcaaccgagagagagagagagagagagagagagagagagagagagagagagagagagagagagagagagagagagagagagagagagagtgtgtgtgtttgtgtgttgatattattagtattactgatTAATAAGGTGACGTGGCATCAGAGGTAAGACCTAATATATATTCTTAAGGACGTTCAGTTAACAattcctcaaacacacacacacacacacacacacacacacacacacaaaaaaaaaaaaaaaaaaaaaaaaaaaaaaaaagcctttgatctagttgatcacactgttgtcatcagcaaggcagtaagtctgggtctccctcctaacctgatagcgtgtctagccgacttcctcacagggagacgtcaggccgttcgctatcagggctctgtctctaatttccaacagctgacatgtggagtcccccaggggaccaagatgggtcctctatgcttcctcctcctcatcaacgacgccctcaccgacacccctcatcgctggaagtatgtggacgactgcaccgtgggcgtcccagtttccaccaagaacccggactactcgccactgcaagcaattctggagcgactgcagacgtggacagaggagagcaggatgaccatcaaccacagcaaaactgtggtgatgcatttctgtacctcctgtgtaccagtgccccctccccggctcacagtgggccctcaccccctccaggtggtccaatgtgccaagcttctcggagtcacggtggacgaccagctgacctggcagcagcatgtcgccagcaccgtgagatccgctacctacagctgtacatgctgcgcagactcaggtcgctggggacgccgacagatgagttaaggggggtgtacctcaccttcatcctccccaaactcatgtacgcctccccagcgtggtcctcctccctcacacacactcaacagctacagctagagagtgtgcagaaaagggcgtgcagggtcatccttggccctgcatacaccacctatgaagaagccctgaccaccctgagtctgtccagaatatccaccaggcaccgagaggctctggagaagttctctctctctctctctctctctctctctctctctcatctgtctgTTCCATAAACGTGACGGACAATATCGCAATTTCACACGAGACAGGAGGtcgagtagtaggaggaggaggaggaggaggaggaggaggaggaggaggaggaggaggatacagaaTAGAAGAGGTGGTgctggagtgagagagggagagagaaagagaagacagttAAAAGAGGAGACAATAGAAGAtcggaatgggaggaggaggacagaagagaagaaatggtgaagtgagaaagagagaatgcggaagagcaagaggaggacaatagttggaggaggaggaggaggaggaggaggaggaggaggaggaggcattcaaatgtgtgtgttatatgcaaTAAAGCTGTGTTCTTCCTTAGCGACccattccttttcctattcCAGCCTCGGTGTAACTTAATTTCTGGAATGGGGATATTgtttaagcgagagagagagagagagagagagagagagagagagagagagagagagagagagagagagagagagagagagagagagagagagagagagagagagagagagagagagagagagagagtatagcgtGAAAGTTTAATTGAATAACCATTATAATGAGCGCTCTTTTAAATATATACTGAAAACAAGCTTAGAAAatattgttgcttttattctttatctatttaatgCCATCACGCTGGTGCCAAATTGAAGGGCGGGACTGACTGAGGGCTGAGAACTGGCTAATActcttgtttctctattctatgTTGGTCAGTGTGGTAAgactggtgacagctgaccggggggtcgaggtggtgggtgtgggtgaccacagtgtgggtgctccgtcccatgggaggcagcggcttgggtggcgagtactgctggcccaggtctgtgagtataaggtcgaggatggcttgctggtgggtggggaagtccacgacctgggtgaggtggagctggtgtaggatatcgtttatatctaatctgttaaagtccccacagatgaccagcttgtcagcaggatacctcaccctcagggcatcagcagtgttgatgatgtgagcggtgagcaactgtgcagtggcggctcgtggggggtggtacacgacgcagactatgatggaggccgtgttgctgggatgggaggggggcgtgactctcacccacagggcctccacaccggcaggaatatcgacagggaggtgtagGGGCTGAGGGCatagcggcagaagacggccactcccccccctgcgccctgacctgaggtgatggtatagctggtagtcctgcatcgtgcacacctcaggaacaatctgccacgcctcagtaaccgccacaatgtccgcacaagtagatctcaccgtcacaatcaattcgtccatcttgttggccagagacgttgcattaaataagaggagtgagggaagactataccacattctcggcacctcaaagtgtttgtattccctcttctccaccctgcggtcgtctctggcactggaggtcactaccttgatgggacgcatcaagggagggagggaggagggagggaggaagaggaaaggaggagacggagggaggatgacgaggaaggaAACTTTGACATTtttaaaaggagataagaaattgATCAAGAAttgtgggtagtagtagtagtagtagtagtaacagtggaaTCTCATCTGGTTTTATTACAATTGTTAAGTCCCCCCTATTCAACGTACACTGTCACTATTGCTTCATTGATaaacctttcattattattagcattagcaggtggtggtggtggtggtggtggtggtggtggtggtggtggtgactcacACTGTCAGCTGATTCTCCTCCACCGCCAGACTGCGTGGGCTACCTAACGTgaagccccctcctcctcctcctcctccttctcctcctcttcctcctaggcgccccaccccgccactaccaccatcaccaccactaccaccgccgccgtcaccaccactatcacaatcACTATTctaactgcaactactactactactactactactactactactactatcaccaccatcactaccattatccTCACaatatctgacacacacacacacacacacacacacacacacacacacacacacacacacacacacacacacacacacacacaggaaaaaacagtaaaaaaaaaagacaaaaaaaaaagaggaataaatgaatgattattattttcctcaatGAGAAATTCACTCATTCAacacgagaaggaaaaacaaaatcaggggaaaaaaaaacacggaaatttCTAGGACGGCATGACcagctttgatttttttttttttttttagttattgaaggaaaaaaagtcaggaaggaaaaaggaaacaaggacaataaata includes:
- the LOC135107517 gene encoding uncharacterized protein LOC135107517, which translates into the protein MWGLMMMIPAFILIGANETNLGLYSGLTLYAIADMWSPPGDQDGSSMLPPPHQRRPHRHPSSLEVCGRLHRGRPSFHQEPGLLATASNSGATADVDRGEQDDHQPQQNCGDAFLYLLCTSAPSPAHSGPSPPPGGPMCQASRSHGGRPADLAAACRQHREIRYLQLYMLRRLRSLGTPTDELRGVYLTFILPKLMYASPAWSSSLTHTQQLQLESVQKRACRVILGPAYTTYEEALTTLSLSRISTRHREALENVVRLVTADRGVEVVGVGDHSQQQQQQVHGAQQQSLRDARLARISQQSERQAAAAAAAAAAAAAATAAATAATPTLFTSPLLCLWIIKGPAPVPPSPRRPAPHWPATRAPPRPPLVIGWPWRGD